TGCTTACCTTTATTATAGGCAAACCGGGATGGCACATCGGTGCTAGCGGACTTATCTACGGACTTGCCTTCTTTCTCTTTTTCAGCGGTATTCTCCGCAAATACGTCCCACTGATTGCTATTTCCCTACTTGTCACCTTTCTATATGGGGGGATTATCTGGCATATGTTTCCTTATTTCTCTCCCGCCAATATGTCATGGGAAGGACATCTCAGCGGTGGAATCATGGGAGTGCTCTGCGCATTTGCATTCGTGAACCACGGACCTCAGCGACCGGAACCTTTTGCGGACGAGGAAGAGGAAGAAGAGGACGACAAAGAAATCAACGAAGAGACAGTACCGGAAGAAGGAGAAAATATATAAAAACAGAATTTGCCGGTTGCTTTTCGTATCAGGACTTATGCAATGCCTCAATCAGCAACGTAATATTTGCTGTAAACAATCTCACAGAAATAGCCAGTAGGATAATGCCGAAGAATTTACGGATAAGATAAATACCGCCTTTCCCGAGAAAACGTTCCACACGTCCGGTCATACTCACTACAAAATACACCCAAATCATGTTCAAAACCAAGGCTATGATGATATTAATACTGGCATATTCTGCTCGAAGGGAAAGCAATGTGGTGAAAGCTCCGGCACCTGCCAGTAGAGGAAAGACAAGTGGTACTAGAGTGGCTTCTTTGATAGGTCCCTGATTCTTAAAAATCTCAACGTCCAGAATCATTTCCAAAGACATGAGGAAAATAACAAATGCACCGGCAACAGCAAACGATTCAATATCTACATGGAAAAGTTTCAGCATCATGTCTCCCGCATAGAAAAATCCTATCAATAGGGCAAAAGAGATGACAGTAGCTTTCGTTGCATTCACATCCTTCCCCTTTTCCTTTAGGTTTATTATAATAGGTATGGAGCCAATAATATCTATTACTGCAAAAAGTACGATAAATGCACTGACCATCTGCTGCCAATCAAAACCTGCAAACATAATTTCCTCCTTTTTTTTCTGCAAATATACTCTATTTTTATGCATTCAAACAATAAAAAAACAAAAAGAAAAGGTATATATTGACAGCAGTAGTGTATTATGAGTAAATTTGTACGCTTAACAAGAGATTACAACGTATGGAAACGATGTTCGACACTTTGCTCCAATTGCCATTATTTCAAGGACTTTGTCATGAAGATTTCACCAGCATACTGGATAAGGTAAAGTTACACTTTATCAAGCATAAAGCGGGAGAAACTATCATTGAAAGTGGTACTCCTTGTACACAACTCTGTTTTCTGCTAAAAGGTGAGGTTTCAATCGTCACAAATTCCAAAGAAAACATTTATACTGTCATTGAGCAAATAGAAGCGCCCTACCTGATAGAGCCGCATTCGCTATTCGGAATGAATACCAATTATAATTCTTCTTATATTGCATATACGGAAGTCCATACCGTAAGCATCAGTAAAGCGTTTGTACTCAGCGACCTGTTTAAATACGAAATCTTCCGGCTCAACTATATGAATATTGTCAACAACCGGGCACAAAACCTGTATTCACGCTTATGGGAAGAACCCATACAGGACTTGAAAAGCAAAATCATCCGTTTTTTCCTGCTACATTGCGAAAAGACACAGGGGGAAAAGATATTTAAAGTAAAGATGGACGACCTCGCCCGCTATTTGGACGATACCCGGCTGAATACTTCCAAAGCGCTTAATGAATTACAAGATAGCGGTTTGCTTGAATTACGCCGGAAAGAGATTCTCATTCCGGATGCACAGAAGCTGATAAGCGAATAAATAAAAAAACAGAAAAGGAGTTATCACAATTGCCAGCTCGTACAATATAACAAAAGATCCTATCATAACAAAAGCCTCAACGGGAAATTCCATTGAGGCTTTTGTTATGATAGGATTGTGGATATTTATCACTCCCACTCTATAGTTGCAGGCGGCTTGGAACTGATATCATAGGTTACACGATTCACACCTTTCACCTTATTAATGATATCATTCGAAACTTTGCCCATAAATTCATAGGGCAAATGTGCCCAGTCGGCAGTCATGGCATCCGTAGATGTTACGGCACGCAAGGCAACCGCCCTTTCATACGTACGCTCATCGCCCATTACACCGACAGACTGCACCGGCAACAGAATAACTCCCGCCTGCCAAACTTTATCATACAGTCCCCAATCACGCAATCCCTGGATGAAGATATCATCAGCATCTTGCAAGATACGCACTTTTTCCGGGGTAATATCTCCTAAAATGCGCACAGCCAAGCCCGGTCCCGGGAACGGATGACGGGTAATCAGATGTTCCGGCATACCCAATTCACGACCTACACGGCGAACTTCATCCTTGAACAACAACCGAAGCGGTTCACACAATTTCAAATTCATCTTTTCAGGAAGACCGCCTACATTGTGGTGACTCTTAATCACCGTACCTGTAATAGACAATGATTCGATGCAATCCGGATAGATAGTACCCTGAGCCAGCCATTTCACATCTTTTATTTTGTGAGCTTCCACATCGAATACATCGATAAAGCCCTTACCTATAATCTTACGCTTGCTTTCCGGTTCGGCTACACCAGCCAATTCGGAGAAGAACTTCTCGCTGGCATCTACGCCAATCACATTCAGACCGAGACATTCGTAATCTGCCATCACATTCTTAAACTCGTTCTTACGCAGCATACCATGATCTACAAAGATACAAGTCAGATTTTTGCCGATAGCCTTGTTCAACAACACGGCAGCAACGGAAGAATCGACACCACCGCTCAAGCCAAGAACTACTTTATCATCACCCAACTGAGCTTTCAATTCGGCAACAGTACTTTCAATGAAGGAAGCAGGCGACCAGTCCTGTTTGCAACCGCAAACATCTACCACAAAGTTCTTCAATATCTGTGTGCCATCTTCACTATGAAATACTTCCGGATGAAATTGTACGCCCCACACGTTTTCACCTTCTATCTGATAAGCAGCAATCTCTACTTTATCCGTCGAAGCGATTTTCTTAAAATTATCCGGGATAGCTGTAATTGTATCACCGTGGCTCATCCACACCTGCGAGCCGTCACGAACTCCCTTGAACAACACATTATCCTTGCAGAAAGAAGCCAAATGAGCACGTCCATATTCGCGTGTACCGGCTGGCTCCACTTTTCCACCATTGGTGTACGACATAAACTGAGCACCATAGCAGATACCCAATATCGGATATTTACCGCGAATCTCACTCAAATCAACTTTAAAAGCATCTTTGTCATAAACAGAAAAAGGGCTTCCCGAAAGGATCACCCCTTTAATTGTAGTATCTTCTTTAGGAAATTTGTTATAAGGAACAATTTCGCAATACGTATCCAATTCGCGGACACGACGACCTATAAGTTGCGTTGTCTGCGAACCGAAATCAAGAATTATTATTTTTTCCTGCATATCAATGTATGGGTTTTGAATAAAATGGTCTGCAAAAGTAGAAAAAAGTACGCAATCTATATAATAATGAAGAAAAAAAATAAAGGAGATTCACAAGATAATACTTGAAATCTCCCTGTTTTAATCAACTCAAATCTTCTTTTCTTTCAGCAAATCGCGAATCTCCGTCAACAGCACTTCTTCTTTTGTAGGTGCAGGAGGAGCAGGCGGCACAGCTGCAGCTTCTTCTTTTTTCTTCGTTGTCAGCTTCGTTATCAAACGTATAAATAAAAATATAGAAAAAGCAATAATCAGAAAATCAAACGTAGCCTGCAGAAACTGACCGTAATCCAAAGATACCGCCGGCGCAATCTCCTTACCATCGGCTCCTACCTCAGCCGCTTTCATTACCCATTTCAAATCCGTAAAGTTCACACCACCAACCAATAGACCGATTGGAGGCATGATTACGTTAGCCACCAATGATGATACGATTTTTCCAAACGCACCACCAATAACTACACCGACAGCCATGTCGATAACGTTGCCTTTCATTGCAAACGCCTTAAAGTCCTGTAAAAATGTACTCTTTCCCATCTTTTTCAATATTTAATGTGAATTTAATGCGCGAATATAAAAACATTTTTGTAATTTTGCACCGCATTTGAAAATAAAACAAATGCGGAGGCTGAGAGATATTTGAACAAATATTATAAAACCCTTAAAAGTTTAAACAAAATGATTAAAGTAGGTATTAATGGATTCGGACGTATCGGACGTTTCGTTTTCCGCGCTGCAATGAAAAGAAACGATATTCAAATCGTAGGTATCAATGACCTTTGCCCGGTTGATTACTTGGCTTATATGCTGAAATATGACACAATGCACGGTCAGTTCGATGGTACTATCGAAGCAGATGTTGAAAACAGCAAATTGATCGTTAACGGTCAAGCTATCCGTATCACAGCTGAAAGAAATCCGGCTGACTTGAAATGGAATGAAGTAGAAGCTGAATACGTTGTTGAATCTACAGGTTTATTCTTGAGCAAAGACAAAGCTCAGGCTCACATCGAAGCTGGTGCAAAATACGTTGTAATGTCAGCTCCTTCTAAAGATGATACTCCGATGTTCGTTTGCGGTGTAAACGAAAAAACATACGTGAAAGGTACTCAATTCGTATCTAACGCTTCTTGTACTACTAACTGTTTGGCTCCTATCGCTAAAGTATTGAACGACAAGTTCGGTATCCTTGACGGTTTGATGACTACAGTTCACTCTACAACTGCTACTCAGAAAACAGTTGACGGTCCTTCTATGAAAGACTGGAGAGGTGGTCGTGCTGCTTCCGGCAACATCATCCCTTCTTCTACTGGTGCTGCTAAAGCTGTAGGTAAAGTTATCCCTGCATTGAACGGCAAACTGACTGGTATGTCTATGCGTGTTCCGACTTTGGACGTATCTGTAGTTGACTTGACAGTTAACTTGGCTAAACCGGCTAGCTACGCAGAAATCTGCGCTGCTATGAAAGAAGCTTCTGAAGGCGAATTGAAAGGTATCCTGGGTTACACTGAAGATGCAGTAGTTTCTTCTGACTTCTTGGGTGACGCTCGTACTTCTATCTTCGATGCTAAAGCTGGTATCGCTTTGACTGATACTTTCGTTAAAGTTGTATCTTGGTATGACAACGAAATCGGTTACTCTAACAAAGTTCTTGACTTGATCGCTCACATGGCATCAGTTAACGCTTAATTAGAAGATTAACATATAAGAAACCGCTGCGGGTAACCGTAGCGGTTTTTTTGTATTCATTTTATATATTGTTAAAAAGCAAGCGGTTATCCGTTGAATCAGCCACAATTTTAGTAGATTTGCGTCTCTATGGAGAGATTATTAATAACATTGATACTTGTTTGCACCATGAACAATATAACAAATGCCCAGAATCCGTTCTTCGGGCAATATCAGACGCCACACGGAACCGTGCCTTTTGACCGGATAAAAACTGAACACTATGAACCTGCCATCCTTGAAGGAATCAAGCAGCAAAATGCAGAAATAGATGCCATCATACAGAATCCGGAAAAAGCGACTTTCAGTAATACGATAGAGGCTTTCGAAACATCGGGAGACTTGTTGGACAGAGTAGTAGCCGTTTTCGGGAATATGCTTAGCGCAGAAACGAATGACGACTTGCAGGAACTGGCTCAGAAAATCATGCCACTGCTCAGTGAGCACAGTAACAATATCACGCTGAACGAAAAACTTTTCGCACGCGTAAAAGAGGTGTATAACCAAAAAGAAAATCTACAGCTTACGCAGGAGCAAAACAAGCTACTGGAAAATGCATATAACAGTTTCGTTCGCCACGGTGCCAACCTGGAAGGCGAAGCACGTGAGGAATACCGCCGGCTGACTACCGAATTGAGCAAACTGACGCTTGATTTCAGCGAAAATAGCCTGAAAGAAACGAACCGTTACCAAATGCTACTGACGAAAAAGGAAAGTCTCGCCGGATTGCCCGACATCATCGTAGAAGCCGCTGCCGAAACAGCAAAAAGCGAAGATAAGGAAGGATGGGCGTTCACGCTTCATGCACCAAGCTATGTTCCTTTTATGACGTATGCGGATAACCGCGATTTACGTCAGAGATTGTATATGGCATATAATACAAAATGTACGCACGATAACGAATTCAACAATATCGAAATCGTGAAGAAAATAGCCAATACACGCATGAAGATAGCCCAATTGCTGGGATACAAAGATTATGCGGAATATATGCTCGTAAAGCGAATGGCTGAAAACAGCGAATCTGTATATAAACTACTCAACCAGCTACTGGAAGCATACACTCCCACCGCACAGCAAGAATACAAAGAAGTGCAGGAACTGGCCCGCCAGGAACAAGGAGACGACTTTGTTGTAATGCCTTGGGACTGGAGCTATTATTCAAATAAGCTGAAAGATAAGAAATTCAATATCAACGAGGAGATGCTCCGCCCCTACTTCGAACTTGAACAGGTAAAAAAAGGGGTGTTCGGACTGGCAGAAAAACTATATGGAATCACGTTCCGGAAGAATACGGAAATTCCTGTCTACCATAAAGATGTGGAAGCATTCGAAGTGTTCGATAAAGACGGAAAGTTCCTTGCTGTCCTATACACAGACTTTCACCCCCGCCCTGGAAAACGCTCCGGAGCTTGGATGACAAGTTATAAAGATCAGTGGATAGATCAACAGACCGGCGAGAACAGCCGCCCGCACGTATCTGTCGTGATGAACTTCACCAAGCCAACCGAAAACAAGCCTGCCCTATTGACATTCAATGAAGTGGAAACATTTCTGCATGAATTCGGACACAGCCTGCACGGTATGTTTGCCAACTCTACTTATAAGAGCTTAAGCGGCACAAATGTATATTGGGACTTTGTAGAACTTCCTTCACAGATTATGGAGAATTTCGCCATAGAGAAGGACTTCCTGAATACTTTTGCCCGCCATTATCAGACTGGGGAAATCTTGCCGGATGAATTAATCAAACGCTTGGTGGACGCTTCGAATTTCAATATTGCATATGCCTGCCTGAGACAGTTAAGTTTCGGACTACTTGATATGGCATGGTACACTCGTACTACCCCTTTTGAGGGAGATGTGAAAGCCTATGAACAGGAAGCCTGGAAGAAAACGCAGATATTGCCGATAGTGCAGGAAGCCTGCATGAGTACACAATTCTCGCATATCTTTGCCGGTGGATATGCTGCAGGATATTACAGTTATAAATGGGCGGAAGTACTAGATGCCGATGCATTCTCATTATTCAAGCAAAAAGGAATATTCAATCAGGAAGTTGCAGATTCGTTCCGCAACAATATCTTGTCAAAAGGAGGAACGGAACATCCTATGACGCTTTACAAACGCTTCCGCGGACAGGAACCGAGTATTGATGCCTTGTTAATCAGAAACGGAATTAAGAAATAAGTAATAGGTATTAAGTATGAAGAAGAACATATGCAGAATTATAGGATTGCTGTTATTGCTTCCTTTATTTTCCGGATGTAATGATACAGATGATGTAGCCGCTATCTTCACGGGAAAAACGTGGAAATTAAACTATATCACAGTGGATGGTGGCCATGAAATGTTTGATTTTTGGGGAGATAAGTTGAAAGAAGAAGCGAGCATTAAAGAACTTAATCAAAATGGAACATATAATATTGTATTTGAAGGTATAGCTGAAGGAGATGCCATTAATGGAAAAATAAGAGGAACTGTTATCAAATCCTTTGCCCTTGAGGGAAGCTGGAGCGCAAATGGAAAAAATAACAATTTCAATGCTAGTGTCACCGGAAACGATGGTGGAGACAGGCTCGCCTACAATTTTCTGGAAGGGCTCAACAATGCGATATCTTATGAAGGAGACAACAAAAATTTATATCTTTTATATAAACCCAAAGATAGCAAACAAACTTTCCGCATGGTTTTTCGTGTAGTAAACAACTAATAGCAAAACGACATGGACTCAGAAAAGAAACAATTAGAACTTGACAAACGTTATATACGCATGGCTAGCATATGGGCTGAAAATTCCTATTGCGAGCGCCGTAAAGTAGGTGCATTAATCGTTAAGGATAAAATGATTATCTCCGACGGATATAACGGAACACCTTCCGGCTTCGAGAACGTATGCGAGGATGAAAACAACTTGACAAAACCATACGTCCTACACGCAGAAGCGAACGCCATTACAAAAATAGCATGTTCAAATAACAGTAGCGACGGCGCCACGATGTATGTCACGGCCTCCCCCTGCATCGAATGTGCAAAGTTAATCATACAGGCAGGAATCAAACGGGTAGTTTACTCCGAACATTACCGCCTGGAAGATGGAATAGAGTTATTAAAACGGGCAGGTATTGAAGTCATCTATACGGAACCGGATGAAAATTCTGCCTCGAACAAATAATAAAACGAACGTTTTAAAAAAGGAATAGACATGAGTACAAAAAACTCTTCACGTTTCACACCTGTCATCATAGCAGTCAGCGTGGTAATCGGGATTCTTATCGGTACATTTTATGCCAAGCATTTCGCCGGCAACCGCCTGGGCATCATCAACGGTTCTTCCAACAAGCTGAATGCGTTGCTCCGAATTGTAGATGACCAGTACGTAGACACTGTTAACATGACCGATCTCGTAGAAAAGGCGATGCCGCAAATACTAGCTGAACTTGATCCGCATTCAACTTATATCCCGGCACAGAATCTCGAAGAAGTCAACTCCGAACTGGAAGGCAGCTTTAGCGGAATCGGAATCCAATTTACCATACAAAATGACACGATTCATGTGAATGCAGTCATTCAAGGCGGTCCTTCCGAAAAAGTAGGACTGATGGCGGGCGACCGTATCGTCATGGTAGACGACAGTCTGTTCGTCGGCAAAAAAGTGACCAACGAGCGAGCAATGCGCACCCTCAAAGGCCCCAAAGGTTCAGAAGTGAAACTGGGAATCAAACGTATGGGAGAAAAAGATTTGTTGAATTTCAGCATCACCCGCGGAGATATTCCTCAAAACACGGTAGATGCAGCCTATATGGTGAACGATGATATCGGCTACGTAAAAGTCAGCAAATTCGGTCGTACCACTCATGTAGAACTGCTCAACGCACTGGCACAACTCAACCATAAGAAGTGCAAAGGGCTGATTATCGACCTGCGCGGCAACACCGGCGGATATATGGAAGCCGCTATCCGCATGGTCAATGAATTCCTGCCCGAAGGCAAACTGATTGTATATACCCAAGGTCGTAAATACCCGCGTGCGGAAGAATTTGCCAACGGCACAGGCAGTTGCCAGAAGATGCCGCTCGTTGTATTGATTGACGAAGGTTCTGCTTCCGCCAGTGAAATCTTCACCGGAGCTATCCAGGATAACGACCGAGGTACGGTAGTAGGACGCCGCTCTTTTGGCAAGGGACTCGTCCAACAGCCTATTGACTTCAGCGACGGCTCGGCTATCCGCCTGACGATTGCCCGCTACTACACTCCGTCCGGACGTTGCATCCAGCGTCCTTACGAAAGTGGCAAAGACCGTAATTACGAACTGGACTTATACAACCGCTACGAACACGGAGAGTTCTTCTCACGCGACAGTATCAAGCAAAACGAGAAAGAACGCTATAACACTAGTCTGGGACGTACTGTATATGGCGGTGGCGGTATCATGCCCGACATATTCGTACCGCAAGATACGACAGGCGTCACTTCCTATCTTTCTACAGTCATCAACCGTGGACTGACCATTCAGTTTACATTCCAATACACGGACAATAACCGGAAGAAACTCAGTCAATACGAAACCGAAGAAGAGTTGCTGAACTATCTCCGTCACCAAGGCTTGGTTGAACAGTTCGTCCGTTTCGCAGACAGCAAGGGAGTGAAAAGAAGAAATATTCTAATCCAGAAATCTTATAAGCTGCTGGAAAAGAATATCTATGGCAATATCATCTACAATATGTTAGGACTGGAAGCCTATCTCCAATACTTCAACAAAACAGATGCTACGGTCAATAAAGGTATCGAAATACTCAAAAAAGGAGAAGCCTTCCCTAAAGCTCCGATAGCAGTTGAAGAGGAAGAAGTGACAAAGGACAAAAAAGATGGAAAGAAAAAAAGAACTGCGCAAGCATATCGCATCACTGAAGACCCGTCACGCAGATTCAGCTATGCGGCAGTTGCAATCAGCTAAAGTACTTGCCACCCTCGAAGCCCACCCGGCTTTCAGGGCGGCAAATACTATATTACTTTATCATTCGCTGAAAGACGAAGTAGACACACACGCGTTTATCCGGAAATGGAGCGACAAGAAACGGGTTCTGCTCCCGGTAGTTGTAGGCAACGACCTGGAATTACGTATATACAGCGGTCCCGAAGATATGGCAACCGGCAGCTATGGTATAGAAGAACCGACCGGTGAACTCTTCATAGACTATGCCGCCATAGACTTCATCGCCGTTCCCGGAGTCGCTTTTGATACCAAAGGTAACCGGTTGGGACGAGGAAAAGGATATTACGACCGATTGCTGCCACGTATTCCGTCTGCCTTCAAAGCCGGCATTTGTTTTCCATTTCAATTAGTAGAAGAAGTTCCTGCGGAATCATACGATATCCGTATGGATATAATTATAACAAGCAATGAAGACGAATTATCACACCCATACCACCCGCTGCCATCATGCGACAGGGAGTGACGAAGAATTTGTTTTAAGTGCCATCAAAGGCGGTTATCAAGAACTGGGATTCTCTGACCATACCCCATGGAAATATCACATCGATTATATTTCCGATATCCGCATGACTCCCGAAGAGCTACCGGAATATGTTGAAAGCATTCGCGCGTTACAGGAAAAGTACAAAGACCAAATCAGTTTGAAAATAGGACTGGAATGTGAATACTTCCCTGACTACATCGGCTGGCTGAAAGAAGTCATCAAGGAGTATCGGTTGGATTACATCATTTTCGGAAATCACCATTTCCATACGGACGAAAAATACCTTTACTTCGGCAGAAATACCAACACTGTAGAAATGCTGGAACTTTATGAAAAAAGCGCTATCGAAGGAATGGAAAGCGGACTGTTTGCCTACTTTGCACATCCGGACTTGTTTATGCGTTCCTATCCCCAGTTTGACCAGTACTGCGAGCTAATCAGCAGAAATATTTGCCGGACAGCCGCACGTCTCAACTTACCTTTGGAATACAATATTAATAACAGGATGGTATGCAACGAAAAAGGTGAAGTATCCGGTTATCCCTGTCCTGAATTCTGGCAAATAGCAGTCCAAGAGAGATGTACCGCCATTTTCGGAATGGATGCTCACGACAATCGTCATCTTGAGAACATCAAGGAATACGACATTGCCATGAAAGAGCTGAAACAACTGGGAATAAAGACAATAGACAGGATACCTTTCCTCAACGGAAAATGATATTTGTAATAACCGTGGCCCCTACTTTCTCATTGAGTGCGCGTATCAGCATTTCGCGCCCCATCAGTAGTTCCTGACGAAGGGCGGCAGAAGTAAGATGTACATACAAAGTCTGGTTACGAATATAAAGGTTGCTGGTATAGGTTGCCGCAGGTCCCAGGATTTTGGGCCAGGCATCCAGCAATCTTTGCTCGTTCAGCGGAGACTCCAGACTCTCCTGACGAAGAAACTGCTGAATCAGTTTTCCTATTTGTTCGGCATCATTGCGTTTCATTATTCAGCCTCCATTTCGTGAATGACACCTTCCGCCACACGGAAAATCTTATAATCACTGCCTACTTTATGCAAAATGCTGTCCAAATGTCCCCGGTTCGTATCCGTTATAAATATCTGCCCGAAGTTATCACCCGCTACCAATTTGACAATCTGTTCCACACGGGACGCATCCAGTTTATCAAAGATATCATCCAATAATAATAAAGGAACAGTTCTTCCGGTACGTTTCAAGAAATCGAATTGAGCCAGTTTCAATGCTACCAGATACGTTTTATTCTGTCCCTGCGACCCCTCTTTCTTAATCGGGAACTCGCCCAACAGCATATTCAACTCATCCTTATGAATCCCGCGCAAGGAGAATCCCATAATCTTGTCCCGCTCCCTGCTTTGCCTCAACACTTCCAACAAAGAAGCGTCACGCGCATGAGATTCATATGACAGCCCTACATGTTCCTTATCCTGGGAAATGAAAGAATAAAAAGACTGAAAGATAGGAATAAACTCTTTGATAAACGCTTCACGCTTCTTGAATACAATTTCACCGGCCTGCGCCATCATTTCTTCCCACACCAAAAACAGCTCCTCTTCGACAGGAAACTCACTTTTCAGCAAAGTATTCCGTTGTATCAGTGCTTTGTTATACCGTATAAGCGCATCCAGATACTCCTTATCATACTGCGAAATCACAACATCCATAAACCGGCGCCGTTCATCACTTCCCCCGGCAATCAATTCGGAGTCCGCAGGCGACACCATCACCAAAGGCAGAAAACCAATGTGATCGGAAAAACGGCTATACTCCTTCTTATTGCGCTTGAACTGCTTCTTTGAACGACGTTTCATCCCGCAATAAATCTCCTCGGGAGTCCCGTCTTCAGCTTCATAAAAACCCTGAATAACAAAGAAGTCCTGTTCGTGACGAATATTCTGGGAATCAATCGGATTGCCGGAACTTTTGCAAAAAGACAAAAAATACACCGCATCCAGCAAATTAGTCTTTCCCATCCCATTCTGCCCGAAAAAGCAATTCAGTTTGGCGGAGAATCTCAGCTCCACTTCTTCCAGATTCTTATAGTTTAATATGGATATTCGTTTCAGTATCATTGTGTACGCGTTAATTTGCTCACAAAAGTAGCAAGATTTTCGTGGTTTTCGGGTGTAAAACAAAAAAAGATGGCTCTAAATTTCATTTGTAGATATAAAAAAACTAATTTTGCGAGTCGAAATATCAAACTGTGAATAATAACAAAAAGAATCATATAAAATGGCAGAACAGAAAAATCAGAATGAACATCTGAACGTAGAA
This portion of the Bacteroides acidifaciens genome encodes:
- the guaA gene encoding glutamine-hydrolyzing GMP synthase, with amino-acid sequence MQEKIIILDFGSQTTQLIGRRVRELDTYCEIVPYNKFPKEDTTIKGVILSGSPFSVYDKDAFKVDLSEIRGKYPILGICYGAQFMSYTNGGKVEPAGTREYGRAHLASFCKDNVLFKGVRDGSQVWMSHGDTITAIPDNFKKIASTDKVEIAAYQIEGENVWGVQFHPEVFHSEDGTQILKNFVVDVCGCKQDWSPASFIESTVAELKAQLGDDKVVLGLSGGVDSSVAAVLLNKAIGKNLTCIFVDHGMLRKNEFKNVMADYECLGLNVIGVDASEKFFSELAGVAEPESKRKIIGKGFIDVFDVEAHKIKDVKWLAQGTIYPDCIESLSITGTVIKSHHNVGGLPEKMNLKLCEPLRLLFKDEVRRVGRELGMPEHLITRHPFPGPGLAVRILGDITPEKVRILQDADDIFIQGLRDWGLYDKVWQAGVILLPVQSVGVMGDERTYERAVALRAVTSTDAMTADWAHLPYEFMGKVSNDIINKVKGVNRVTYDISSKPPATIEWE
- a CDS encoding rhomboid family intramembrane serine protease, translating into MKQDIQRITVAAAKPLFLIFILYILKFLEIGMDWDFSHLGIYPMEKRGVTGILTHPLIHSGFSHLLANTIPLFFLSWCLFYFYRGIAGKIFVLIWLGAGLLTFIIGKPGWHIGASGLIYGLAFFLFFSGILRKYVPLIAISLLVTFLYGGIIWHMFPYFSPANMSWEGHLSGGIMGVLCAFAFVNHGPQRPEPFADEEEEEEDDKEINEETVPEEGENI
- a CDS encoding Crp/Fnr family transcriptional regulator encodes the protein METMFDTLLQLPLFQGLCHEDFTSILDKVKLHFIKHKAGETIIESGTPCTQLCFLLKGEVSIVTNSKENIYTVIEQIEAPYLIEPHSLFGMNTNYNSSYIAYTEVHTVSISKAFVLSDLFKYEIFRLNYMNIVNNRAQNLYSRLWEEPIQDLKSKIIRFFLLHCEKTQGEKIFKVKMDDLARYLDDTRLNTSKALNELQDSGLLELRRKEILIPDAQKLISE
- the mscL gene encoding large-conductance mechanosensitive channel protein MscL, whose protein sequence is MGKSTFLQDFKAFAMKGNVIDMAVGVVIGGAFGKIVSSLVANVIMPPIGLLVGGVNFTDLKWVMKAAEVGADGKEIAPAVSLDYGQFLQATFDFLIIAFSIFLFIRLITKLTTKKKEEAAAVPPAPPAPTKEEVLLTEIRDLLKEKKI
- a CDS encoding DUF4847 family protein produces the protein MKKNICRIIGLLLLLPLFSGCNDTDDVAAIFTGKTWKLNYITVDGGHEMFDFWGDKLKEEASIKELNQNGTYNIVFEGIAEGDAINGKIRGTVIKSFALEGSWSANGKNNNFNASVTGNDGGDRLAYNFLEGLNNAISYEGDNKNLYLLYKPKDSKQTFRMVFRVVNN
- a CDS encoding M3 family metallopeptidase, which encodes MNNITNAQNPFFGQYQTPHGTVPFDRIKTEHYEPAILEGIKQQNAEIDAIIQNPEKATFSNTIEAFETSGDLLDRVVAVFGNMLSAETNDDLQELAQKIMPLLSEHSNNITLNEKLFARVKEVYNQKENLQLTQEQNKLLENAYNSFVRHGANLEGEAREEYRRLTTELSKLTLDFSENSLKETNRYQMLLTKKESLAGLPDIIVEAAAETAKSEDKEGWAFTLHAPSYVPFMTYADNRDLRQRLYMAYNTKCTHDNEFNNIEIVKKIANTRMKIAQLLGYKDYAEYMLVKRMAENSESVYKLLNQLLEAYTPTAQQEYKEVQELARQEQGDDFVVMPWDWSYYSNKLKDKKFNINEEMLRPYFELEQVKKGVFGLAEKLYGITFRKNTEIPVYHKDVEAFEVFDKDGKFLAVLYTDFHPRPGKRSGAWMTSYKDQWIDQQTGENSRPHVSVVMNFTKPTENKPALLTFNEVETFLHEFGHSLHGMFANSTYKSLSGTNVYWDFVELPSQIMENFAIEKDFLNTFARHYQTGEILPDELIKRLVDASNFNIAYACLRQLSFGLLDMAWYTRTTPFEGDVKAYEQEAWKKTQILPIVQEACMSTQFSHIFAGGYAAGYYSYKWAEVLDADAFSLFKQKGIFNQEVADSFRNNILSKGGTEHPMTLYKRFRGQEPSIDALLIRNGIKK
- a CDS encoding MarC family protein, translating into MFAGFDWQQMVSAFIVLFAVIDIIGSIPIIINLKEKGKDVNATKATVISFALLIGFFYAGDMMLKLFHVDIESFAVAGAFVIFLMSLEMILDVEIFKNQGPIKEATLVPLVFPLLAGAGAFTTLLSLRAEYASINIIIALVLNMIWVYFVVSMTGRVERFLGKGGIYLIRKFFGIILLAISVRLFTANITLLIEALHKS
- the gap gene encoding type I glyceraldehyde-3-phosphate dehydrogenase, whose amino-acid sequence is MIKVGINGFGRIGRFVFRAAMKRNDIQIVGINDLCPVDYLAYMLKYDTMHGQFDGTIEADVENSKLIVNGQAIRITAERNPADLKWNEVEAEYVVESTGLFLSKDKAQAHIEAGAKYVVMSAPSKDDTPMFVCGVNEKTYVKGTQFVSNASCTTNCLAPIAKVLNDKFGILDGLMTTVHSTTATQKTVDGPSMKDWRGGRAASGNIIPSSTGAAKAVGKVIPALNGKLTGMSMRVPTLDVSVVDLTVNLAKPASYAEICAAMKEASEGELKGILGYTEDAVVSSDFLGDARTSIFDAKAGIALTDTFVKVVSWYDNEIGYSNKVLDLIAHMASVNA